A single Perca flavescens isolate YP-PL-M2 chromosome 2, PFLA_1.0, whole genome shotgun sequence DNA region contains:
- the trim2a gene encoding tripartite motif-containing protein 2 isoform X3, translating into MDVLQRAPDSCSQEAAALNNIATVATGQLLSCPNHGGNVMEFYCPPCETAMCQECTSGEHGEHPTVPLKDVVEQHKASLQDQLDAVKKRLPEIDSALQTLSEILQQLTNQKSSIEDGIHTTFDELQKTLNVRKSVLLMELEVNYGLKQKVLQAQLDTLLQGQDGINSSCNFTEQALSHGTEAEVLLVKKQMSERLIELASQELPLQPGENDQLDFIVETEGLKKSIHNLGTIVTTNAVASETVATGEGLRHCVVGVPTSITITTKDKDGELCKMGNAVITAEMSSPDGSKSEGEILDNKNGTYEYLFAAPKEGTFNLSLRLYDQHIKGSPFKIKTTKSIDVSASSDSIKKRLKSPGSGHIKQKAIKRPASMYSTGRRKENPIEDDLIFRIGTKGRNKGEFTNLQGVAASTVGKVLIADSNNQCVQIFSNEGQFKSRFGVRGRTPGQLQRPTGVAIHPNGDIIIADYDNKWVSIFSSEGKFKNKIGSGKLMGPKGVSVDRNGHIIVVDNKACCVFIFQINGKLVTKFGNRGNGDRQFAGTLNGPHFAAVNNNNEIIVTDFHNHSVKVFNTEGEFLLKFGSNGEGNGQFNAPTGVAVDVNGNIIVADWGNSRIQVFDGSGSFLSYINTSADPLYGPQGLALTSDGHVVVADSGNHCFKIYRYLQ; encoded by the exons ATGGACGTGCTGCAGCGGGCGCCTGACAGCTGCAGCCAGGAGGCCGCCGCTCTCAACAACATCGCCACTGTGGCTACAGGCCAACTGCTCTCCTGCCCCAACCATGGAGGCAAC GTCATGGAGTTTTACTGTCCGCCTTGTGAGACGGCCATGTGTCAGGAGTGTACGAGTGGTGAACATGGAGAACACCCAACTGTGCCTCTTAAAGACGTAGTGGAACAACACAAGGCCTCGTTACAGGACCAGTTAGACGCTGTCAAGAAGAG GTTGCCAGAGATCGACTCAGCCCTGCAGACGCTGTCAGAGATCCTGCAGCAGCTGACCAATCAAAAGAGCTCCATTGAGGATGGTATCCATACTACCTTTGATGAGTTGCAGAAGACTCTGAATGTCCGCAAGAGCGTTTTACTGATGGAGCTGGAGGTCAACTACGGCCTCAAGCAGAAG GTGCTTCAAGCCCAGCTGGATACCCTGCTGCAGGGCCAGGATGGTATCAACAGCAGCTGTAACTTCACAGAGCAGGCCCTGAGCCACGGCACCGAGGCCGAGGTGCTGCTGGTGAAGAAGCAGATGAGCGAGCGTCTCATTGAGCTGGCCAGCCAGGAGCTTCCTCTGCAGCCCGGAGAGAACGACCAGCTGGACTTCATCGTCGAGACGGAGGGACTAAAGAAATCCATCCACAACCTGGGCACCATTGTAACCACTAACGCGGTGGCCTCTGAGACTGTGGCGACAGGCGAAGGGTTACGCCACTGTGTGGTGGGTGTCCCCACTTCCATCACCATAACCACTAAAGACAAAGATGGAGAGCTGTGTAAGATGGGCAACGCAGTCATCACTGCTGAAATGTCCTCACCTGATGGTAgcaaaagtgaaggggagatactGGACAACAAGAACGGCACTTACGAGTACCTGTTCGCAGCTCCTAAAGAGGGGACTTTTAATTTATCGCTGCGTTTATATGACCAACATATCAAAGGAAGCCCCTTTAAGATAAAGACCACCAAATCCATAGATGTGTCAGCAAGTTCAGACAGCATTAAGAAGAGGCTGAAGTCTCCGGGCAGTGGTCACATCAAACAGAAGGCTATCAAGAGGCCGGCCAGTATGTACAGCacagggaggaggaaggagaaccCCATCGAGGATGACCTTATCTTCAGAATCG gtACAAAAGGAAGAAACAAAGGGGAGTTCACTAATCTGCAAGGAGTGGCTGCCTCAACTGTGGGAAAGGTGCTGATAGCAGACAGCAACAACCAGTGTGTCCAG ATTTTCTCCAATGAAGGCCAGTTCAAAAGTCGTTTTGGCGTGCGGGGCAGGACTCCGGGTCAACTGCAGCGGCCGACGGGAGTTGCCATCCACCCAAACGGTGACATCATCATTGCAGACTACGACAACAAATGGGTCAGCATCTTTTCAAGTGAAGGCAAGTTTAAG AACAAGATTGGCTCGGGGAAGCTAATGGGCCCTAAAGGCGTGTCGGTGGACAGGAACGGCCACATCATCGTGGTCGACAACAAGGCCTGCTGCGTCTTCATCTTTCAGATCAACGGCAAGCTGGTCACCAAGTTCGGGAACCGTGGCAACGGTGACAGGCAGTTTGCAGGTACACTCAATG GGCCTCACTTTGCGGctgtcaacaacaacaatgaaatCATTGTGACAGATTTCCACAACCACTCAGTCAAG GTGTTCAACACAGAGGGAGAATTCTTGCTGAAGTTTGGTTCTAACGGCGAGGGCAACGGCCAGTTCAACGCCCCCACTGGAGTGGCAGTGGATGTCAATGGAAACATCATAGTAGCAGACTGGGGCAACAGCAGGATACAG gtgtttGATGGCAGCGGTTCGTTCCTGTCCTACATCAACACATCAGCAGACCCGCTGTACGGCCCACAGGGACTGGCTCTCACCTCTGACGGACATGTTGTGGTTGCAGATTCTGGCAACCACTGCTTCAAAATCTACCGCTACCTGCAGTAG
- the trim2a gene encoding tripartite motif-containing protein 2 isoform X2 — protein MASEGSTIPSPVVRQIDKQFLICSICLDRYENPKVLPCLHTFCERCLQNYIPAHSLTLSCPVCRQTSILPEKGVAALQNNFFITNLMDVLQRAPDSCSQEAAALNNIATVATGQLLSCPNHGGNVMEFYCPPCETAMCQECTSGEHGEHPTVPLKDVVEQHKASLQDQLDAVKKRLPEIDSALQTLSEILQQLTNQKSSIEDGIHTTFDELQKTLNVRKSVLLMELEVNYGLKQKVLQAQLDTLLQGQDGINSSCNFTEQALSHGTEAEVLLVKKQMSERLIELASQELPLQPGENDQLDFIVETEGLKKSIHNLGTIVTTNAVASETVATGEGLRHCVVGVPTSITITTKDKDGELCKMGNAVITAEMSSPDGSKSEGEILDNKNGTYEYLFAAPKEGTFNLSLRLYDQHIKGSPFKIKTTKSIDVSASSDSIKKRLKSPGSGHIKQKAIKRPASMYSTGRRKENPIEDDLIFRIGTKGRNKGEFTNLQGVAASTVGKVLIADSNNQCVQIFSNEGQFKSRFGVRGRTPGQLQRPTGVAIHPNGDIIIADYDNKWVSIFSSEGKFKNKIGSGKLMGPKGVSVDRNGHIIVVDNKACCVFIFQINGKLVTKFGNRGNGDRQFAGPHFAAVNNNNEIIVTDFHNHSVKVFNTEGEFLLKFGSNGEGNGQFNAPTGVAVDVNGNIIVADWGNSRIQVFDGSGSFLSYINTSADPLYGPQGLALTSDGHVVVADSGNHCFKIYRYLQ, from the exons ATGGCCAGTGAAGGCTCCACTATTCCCAGCCCCGTGGTCCGCCAGATTGACAAGCAGTTCTTGATCTGCAGCATATGTCTGGACCGCTACGAAAACCCCAAAGTACTGCCCTGCCTACATACCTTCTGTGAGAG GTGCCTGCAGAATTACATCCCGGCGCACAGCCTCACACTGTCGTGCCCCGTGTGCCGCCAGACCTCGATCCTGCCGGAGAAGGGTGTGGCGGCATTGCAGAATAACTTCTTCATCACCAACCTGATGGACGTGCTGCAGCGGGCGCCTGACAGCTGCAGCCAGGAGGCCGCCGCTCTCAACAACATCGCCACTGTGGCTACAGGCCAACTGCTCTCCTGCCCCAACCATGGAGGCAAC GTCATGGAGTTTTACTGTCCGCCTTGTGAGACGGCCATGTGTCAGGAGTGTACGAGTGGTGAACATGGAGAACACCCAACTGTGCCTCTTAAAGACGTAGTGGAACAACACAAGGCCTCGTTACAGGACCAGTTAGACGCTGTCAAGAAGAG GTTGCCAGAGATCGACTCAGCCCTGCAGACGCTGTCAGAGATCCTGCAGCAGCTGACCAATCAAAAGAGCTCCATTGAGGATGGTATCCATACTACCTTTGATGAGTTGCAGAAGACTCTGAATGTCCGCAAGAGCGTTTTACTGATGGAGCTGGAGGTCAACTACGGCCTCAAGCAGAAG GTGCTTCAAGCCCAGCTGGATACCCTGCTGCAGGGCCAGGATGGTATCAACAGCAGCTGTAACTTCACAGAGCAGGCCCTGAGCCACGGCACCGAGGCCGAGGTGCTGCTGGTGAAGAAGCAGATGAGCGAGCGTCTCATTGAGCTGGCCAGCCAGGAGCTTCCTCTGCAGCCCGGAGAGAACGACCAGCTGGACTTCATCGTCGAGACGGAGGGACTAAAGAAATCCATCCACAACCTGGGCACCATTGTAACCACTAACGCGGTGGCCTCTGAGACTGTGGCGACAGGCGAAGGGTTACGCCACTGTGTGGTGGGTGTCCCCACTTCCATCACCATAACCACTAAAGACAAAGATGGAGAGCTGTGTAAGATGGGCAACGCAGTCATCACTGCTGAAATGTCCTCACCTGATGGTAgcaaaagtgaaggggagatactGGACAACAAGAACGGCACTTACGAGTACCTGTTCGCAGCTCCTAAAGAGGGGACTTTTAATTTATCGCTGCGTTTATATGACCAACATATCAAAGGAAGCCCCTTTAAGATAAAGACCACCAAATCCATAGATGTGTCAGCAAGTTCAGACAGCATTAAGAAGAGGCTGAAGTCTCCGGGCAGTGGTCACATCAAACAGAAGGCTATCAAGAGGCCGGCCAGTATGTACAGCacagggaggaggaaggagaaccCCATCGAGGATGACCTTATCTTCAGAATCG gtACAAAAGGAAGAAACAAAGGGGAGTTCACTAATCTGCAAGGAGTGGCTGCCTCAACTGTGGGAAAGGTGCTGATAGCAGACAGCAACAACCAGTGTGTCCAG ATTTTCTCCAATGAAGGCCAGTTCAAAAGTCGTTTTGGCGTGCGGGGCAGGACTCCGGGTCAACTGCAGCGGCCGACGGGAGTTGCCATCCACCCAAACGGTGACATCATCATTGCAGACTACGACAACAAATGGGTCAGCATCTTTTCAAGTGAAGGCAAGTTTAAG AACAAGATTGGCTCGGGGAAGCTAATGGGCCCTAAAGGCGTGTCGGTGGACAGGAACGGCCACATCATCGTGGTCGACAACAAGGCCTGCTGCGTCTTCATCTTTCAGATCAACGGCAAGCTGGTCACCAAGTTCGGGAACCGTGGCAACGGTGACAGGCAGTTTGCAG GGCCTCACTTTGCGGctgtcaacaacaacaatgaaatCATTGTGACAGATTTCCACAACCACTCAGTCAAG GTGTTCAACACAGAGGGAGAATTCTTGCTGAAGTTTGGTTCTAACGGCGAGGGCAACGGCCAGTTCAACGCCCCCACTGGAGTGGCAGTGGATGTCAATGGAAACATCATAGTAGCAGACTGGGGCAACAGCAGGATACAG gtgtttGATGGCAGCGGTTCGTTCCTGTCCTACATCAACACATCAGCAGACCCGCTGTACGGCCCACAGGGACTGGCTCTCACCTCTGACGGACATGTTGTGGTTGCAGATTCTGGCAACCACTGCTTCAAAATCTACCGCTACCTGCAGTAG
- the trim2a gene encoding tripartite motif-containing protein 2 isoform X1: MASEGSTIPSPVVRQIDKQFLICSICLDRYENPKVLPCLHTFCERCLQNYIPAHSLTLSCPVCRQTSILPEKGVAALQNNFFITNLMDVLQRAPDSCSQEAAALNNIATVATGQLLSCPNHGGNVMEFYCPPCETAMCQECTSGEHGEHPTVPLKDVVEQHKASLQDQLDAVKKRLPEIDSALQTLSEILQQLTNQKSSIEDGIHTTFDELQKTLNVRKSVLLMELEVNYGLKQKVLQAQLDTLLQGQDGINSSCNFTEQALSHGTEAEVLLVKKQMSERLIELASQELPLQPGENDQLDFIVETEGLKKSIHNLGTIVTTNAVASETVATGEGLRHCVVGVPTSITITTKDKDGELCKMGNAVITAEMSSPDGSKSEGEILDNKNGTYEYLFAAPKEGTFNLSLRLYDQHIKGSPFKIKTTKSIDVSASSDSIKKRLKSPGSGHIKQKAIKRPASMYSTGRRKENPIEDDLIFRIGTKGRNKGEFTNLQGVAASTVGKVLIADSNNQCVQIFSNEGQFKSRFGVRGRTPGQLQRPTGVAIHPNGDIIIADYDNKWVSIFSSEGKFKNKIGSGKLMGPKGVSVDRNGHIIVVDNKACCVFIFQINGKLVTKFGNRGNGDRQFAGTLNGPHFAAVNNNNEIIVTDFHNHSVKVFNTEGEFLLKFGSNGEGNGQFNAPTGVAVDVNGNIIVADWGNSRIQVFDGSGSFLSYINTSADPLYGPQGLALTSDGHVVVADSGNHCFKIYRYLQ, encoded by the exons ATGGCCAGTGAAGGCTCCACTATTCCCAGCCCCGTGGTCCGCCAGATTGACAAGCAGTTCTTGATCTGCAGCATATGTCTGGACCGCTACGAAAACCCCAAAGTACTGCCCTGCCTACATACCTTCTGTGAGAG GTGCCTGCAGAATTACATCCCGGCGCACAGCCTCACACTGTCGTGCCCCGTGTGCCGCCAGACCTCGATCCTGCCGGAGAAGGGTGTGGCGGCATTGCAGAATAACTTCTTCATCACCAACCTGATGGACGTGCTGCAGCGGGCGCCTGACAGCTGCAGCCAGGAGGCCGCCGCTCTCAACAACATCGCCACTGTGGCTACAGGCCAACTGCTCTCCTGCCCCAACCATGGAGGCAAC GTCATGGAGTTTTACTGTCCGCCTTGTGAGACGGCCATGTGTCAGGAGTGTACGAGTGGTGAACATGGAGAACACCCAACTGTGCCTCTTAAAGACGTAGTGGAACAACACAAGGCCTCGTTACAGGACCAGTTAGACGCTGTCAAGAAGAG GTTGCCAGAGATCGACTCAGCCCTGCAGACGCTGTCAGAGATCCTGCAGCAGCTGACCAATCAAAAGAGCTCCATTGAGGATGGTATCCATACTACCTTTGATGAGTTGCAGAAGACTCTGAATGTCCGCAAGAGCGTTTTACTGATGGAGCTGGAGGTCAACTACGGCCTCAAGCAGAAG GTGCTTCAAGCCCAGCTGGATACCCTGCTGCAGGGCCAGGATGGTATCAACAGCAGCTGTAACTTCACAGAGCAGGCCCTGAGCCACGGCACCGAGGCCGAGGTGCTGCTGGTGAAGAAGCAGATGAGCGAGCGTCTCATTGAGCTGGCCAGCCAGGAGCTTCCTCTGCAGCCCGGAGAGAACGACCAGCTGGACTTCATCGTCGAGACGGAGGGACTAAAGAAATCCATCCACAACCTGGGCACCATTGTAACCACTAACGCGGTGGCCTCTGAGACTGTGGCGACAGGCGAAGGGTTACGCCACTGTGTGGTGGGTGTCCCCACTTCCATCACCATAACCACTAAAGACAAAGATGGAGAGCTGTGTAAGATGGGCAACGCAGTCATCACTGCTGAAATGTCCTCACCTGATGGTAgcaaaagtgaaggggagatactGGACAACAAGAACGGCACTTACGAGTACCTGTTCGCAGCTCCTAAAGAGGGGACTTTTAATTTATCGCTGCGTTTATATGACCAACATATCAAAGGAAGCCCCTTTAAGATAAAGACCACCAAATCCATAGATGTGTCAGCAAGTTCAGACAGCATTAAGAAGAGGCTGAAGTCTCCGGGCAGTGGTCACATCAAACAGAAGGCTATCAAGAGGCCGGCCAGTATGTACAGCacagggaggaggaaggagaaccCCATCGAGGATGACCTTATCTTCAGAATCG gtACAAAAGGAAGAAACAAAGGGGAGTTCACTAATCTGCAAGGAGTGGCTGCCTCAACTGTGGGAAAGGTGCTGATAGCAGACAGCAACAACCAGTGTGTCCAG ATTTTCTCCAATGAAGGCCAGTTCAAAAGTCGTTTTGGCGTGCGGGGCAGGACTCCGGGTCAACTGCAGCGGCCGACGGGAGTTGCCATCCACCCAAACGGTGACATCATCATTGCAGACTACGACAACAAATGGGTCAGCATCTTTTCAAGTGAAGGCAAGTTTAAG AACAAGATTGGCTCGGGGAAGCTAATGGGCCCTAAAGGCGTGTCGGTGGACAGGAACGGCCACATCATCGTGGTCGACAACAAGGCCTGCTGCGTCTTCATCTTTCAGATCAACGGCAAGCTGGTCACCAAGTTCGGGAACCGTGGCAACGGTGACAGGCAGTTTGCAGGTACACTCAATG GGCCTCACTTTGCGGctgtcaacaacaacaatgaaatCATTGTGACAGATTTCCACAACCACTCAGTCAAG GTGTTCAACACAGAGGGAGAATTCTTGCTGAAGTTTGGTTCTAACGGCGAGGGCAACGGCCAGTTCAACGCCCCCACTGGAGTGGCAGTGGATGTCAATGGAAACATCATAGTAGCAGACTGGGGCAACAGCAGGATACAG gtgtttGATGGCAGCGGTTCGTTCCTGTCCTACATCAACACATCAGCAGACCCGCTGTACGGCCCACAGGGACTGGCTCTCACCTCTGACGGACATGTTGTGGTTGCAGATTCTGGCAACCACTGCTTCAAAATCTACCGCTACCTGCAGTAG